The segment CCACCACAAAGCACTCTTGCCGCAGCGCCACGATCAAGAGGCAGGCGAGCTCCCTGCTCCAAATGGTGGCGAACCTCATGGCGCCCATTCTCTCGATAAAGGCACACCCTCTCATCGCCATCGCGAATATAGAAAGAAGCGGTTTCACCGCTTATATCGCGAAGTGCAATCAGCACTGGCCGCACCACCCCCTCAAGACGCAAGCCCTCCCCAGCCAATGGGGCCAAGCGCGCGCAGGCGGGGCCGATTCGATAGATGCCGCGTTCATTTCGAACGACGAAGCCAAACACCTCTAGGGAGGCCATAAGACGCAGGATGGTGCTCTTGTAGAAGCCGGTGGCCAGTGACAGTTCCGTCAGTGAAAGTTCAGGCTGATGCTCATTGAAGACCTCAAGCAAAGTGAGCGCTCGCTCTACTGCTTCCACACGTCGTTGGGCCACTGATGACTCCTTAAGATTTTTACTAAAGGATGATATTGCATCAGACGAAACGTTGTTGCAACAAAGCAAACGAGCCATTATTCTCCTAGAGAGAACAAGTTTCACTAGAGGGAATAACATGGCAGCACCACTTAAAGGCTACCGAATTCTTGATCTGACAAATGTCCTGGCGGGCCCGTTTTGCTGTCATCAGCTCGCCCACCTGGGAGCCGAAGTCATTAAAGTTGAACGTCCTGACGGCGGCGACTTGGCTAGGCAGCTAGGTGCAGATGCTCACCTTAACAACGAACGAATGGGTGTCTCCTTCCTGGCACAGAACGCAGGCAAGGAGTCTATTACCCTCGACCTGAAAAAGACCGAAGACCGTGAAGCGTTCATTGATTTGGTAAAGCAAGCCGATGTGTTGGTGGAGAACTTTCGCCCTGGGGTAATGGCACGCCTGGGATTGAGTTACGAAACATTGAAGCAGGTCAACGAACGGCTGATCTACTGCGCCATCTCAGGCTTTGGCCAGGAAGGGCCTCTTTCTACGTTTCCAGCCTATGACCAAATCATTCAGGGCATGTCTGGGGTAATGAGCATCACTGGGGATGCGGAACACTCGCCCTACCGTGTCGGGTATCCGTTAGCTGATACTATCGGCGGGCTGACCGCCGCCATGGCGATCAACGCAGCTCTTGCAGAACCTGAGCGCCAGGCCCGTTTTATTGATGTGGCAATGCTCGACTCGGTGTTGTCCACCATGGGCTGGGCGGTTTCGAACCTACTAGTAGCCGATTGTGCCCCTAGCCCATTGGGCAACGACAACGTCACAGCTAGTCCCTCTGGTACTTTTCGTACAGGGGATGGCCTACTGAACATCGCCGCCAACAAACAAGAGCAGTTTGAGGCACTTAGCCATCTGCTAAATCATCCGGATTGGATCGAAGATTCGCGCTTCGCCAAGCGTCAGGCAAGGCTAGAGCATCGTCAGGAGTTGAAGGAGCTGATCGAGGCTGCCTTGAGCGAAAATACGACTGAATACTGGTGGCATGCCCTAGTAGGGGCCGGCGTACCCGCTGGCCCCGTCTACAGCGTCAAGGAAGCGCTCAATCATCCCCATGTTCGTGAGCGAGGCCTAATCGAGCGCTTCGAAGAAGCTGGAATCGGTCGTCCTCTTGAGATCGTTAGTGGAGGTTACCGGATCGATGGCCAGGCTCCGCGTGTGGCGACGCCACCTCCCTTTCTAGGTGCCGACAATGCGCGCTGGTTAAGGCCCCACTCATCCCCCCATCAGGAGGCAAAAGCATGAACAACACCCACCAAGACACTCAAGCCGCTAAATGGTGGCACACCAAGATCATCGACATGAAGCCGGGCGAGATTCGCTATCACGGTTACGCCATTGAAGAGTTGATAGGTCGTATCAGTTTCGCCGATATGGTGTGGCTAATGACACGCAGCGAGCTGCCCTCGCAGGCGCAATCAGCATTGCTTGAGGCGGCGTTGATGAGCGCGGTGGATCATGGCCCCCAGGCACCCAGTATCGCCATCGCACGTATGGCAATGACCTGTGGCAGCAGTCTCAATAACGCCATGGCTTCTGCAGTCAACGTGCTCGACGATGTTCACGGTGGTGCGGGGGAGCAAGCAGTCGAGCTCTACCAAACTATTCATGCACGCCTCCAGCGCGGCGAGCCATTAACCAATGCCACAGCTGAAGGTCTAGACGCCTGGCGAGAAAAACATGGCAAGATCGTGCCCGGCTTCGGGCATCGTTTTCACCCTATTGACCCCCGTGCGCCCCGCCTGCTGCAGTTAATAGACGAGGCCGCGGAGCGCGGCGAGATTAGTGGGCAATTTGCATCTATCGCCCGAGAAATCGAGCAACAACTGCGCAAAGCCAAGGGTAAACCTATCCCTCTCAATATCGACGGTGCTACCGCAGCGGTGTATGCCGAACTGGATTTTCCTGCGCCACTCGCTCGTGGCCTATTTTGCCTATCTCGCTCAGTAGGCATACTAGCGCATGCATGGGAGCAGAAGTGCCAAGGCGGGCGTAACAAGGGCCCCATCCCCAAAGGCTGGCTTTGGCAGTATCAAGGGCACCCACCTCGTCATCTAGAAGGTAAAAAAAGCGTAAACAATTAGTGCCTATCGGGAAAACATCGATTTGTCCGTACAAGTGAAGGTGAAAAATAGTGATTGCTGGCTTTAGCAAAGGCTAGCACCACACTCAAACTGCATGTGCCGATACTGGCTGTAAAAGGTTGTATAGGTTTTAGGTACTTTACCAGCGAGCTGGAAACTGCGTGCGCGAGAAGATCAAATTGGTGGCCGTCGTCATCAACGATGAAGGCCTTAGCAATGAACATGCCTTTCAGGATGCCTACTACGATGGTAAGCATTTCGCTATCGACTATCAGAATCCCGACTTCGGTGTTTTGGCCCGTGCTTTCGGTGCTCAAGGTGAGAAAGTCACTCGGCCCGTAGCGCTACACTTTAGAGTCCAATCCTAAGCGTAAGGAGATTGGACATGAAGAAGCGTTTCAGCGAAAAAAAGATCATTGGTTTCCTGGGCGAAGCCGAGTCGGGGCTGCCCACAAGGAGCTATGCCGTCGGCACGGTTTCTCGGAAGCCAGTTATTACCTTTGGCGCAGCAAGTTTGGCGGCATGATCGTGCCCGATGCCAAACGACTCAAAGAACTCAAAGCCGAAAATGGACGCTTGAAAAGCTGCTCACTGAGTCGCTACTGGAGATGGAGGTCACTCGCGAGGCGCTGAGAAAAAAGTAGTGAGTGCCCCGGCACGCCGAGACGTGGTGCGCTTTATGGTGTCACGTGGTCTGAGTGAGCGACGAGCGCGTCTACGCCGCGGCTCGGTTGCAGGTAATACGCCGCAAGCGCAAGAAGGTTCCCACGTCTGAGCGTAAGCCGCTAGGCCGCCCTGGCGCCTCCAATCAGGTCTGGTCAATGGATTTTGTGTTTGACCGTAAGGCAGACGGGCGAGCGATAAAAAACCTCACCGTTGACGACGACGCTACCCATGAAGCTGTGGTAATCGTGCCTGAACGTGCCATTGGCGGGCTTTCGTTAACACTAATTCGAGATCATCTGGCTTTACAACGTGGCCTAGCTAGCGCCATTCGTACGGATAATGGAAAGGAATTTTGTGGGCGCGCCATGCTGTTGTGGGCTCATCTACGTGGCGTTGCACTGTTTTTAATCGAACCTGGAAAACCCAACCAAAATGCCTACATCGAATCGTTCAATGGGTGCTTTCGAGATGAGTGTCTGAATGAGCATTGGTTCACCAGCCTTCATCACGCCCAGGTCGTCATCGAGGCATGGACGCGGGAGTACAACGAAGAAAGACCAAAGAAGAGTCTTGGAGGGCTGACACCGTCAGCCTATACCGAGCAACTGATGATAAAACACGAGAAAGTTACTTCTGACTCTAAACTCGGGTGCTATTGAAGATGGGGTGACATCGCGTCTCAAAAAGGATAGTGCTATCTAACGTTATTCAATAGCGCGAAAAGCTCGTACCTTTTATTTCGAGTATGGATAGAGCGGCACCCGACAGGGTGCCTAGTAATCGTTTATGCATTCCCTCTGAGCAGTTGCAGCTGGTTGCAGAGCTGGCAATTTTTGCGAGTTTACCCTGGAAGACGGCGAGCAAGTATAGATTGCGCTCGTTCATAAACCGGCTTGTCGATCATACGGCCATTAAGGGTTACTGCCCCTAGGCTTTTTCTTTCTGCTCTATCCAGCTCTTCCATGACGCGCTCCGCCCATTCAACATCTTCTTGACTAGGTGAAAATCCTCGGTTGAGGGCTTGAACGTTACCCGGATGGACTGATGTCGCCCCAGAGAACCCAAAAGCCGCAGACCGCACTGCAAGGTCTTCTAGATCGGCTGACGTAAAATTTGCAATGCTATCGAGCAACCCAAGCGGGGAGATTCCTGCAGCCCTGGCGGCATAAACAATCTGCTGTTTTGCACCAATAAGCGTTTGTTCCGAGGGCGTTATTTGGCAACTCGTCGCAAAATCCTCGCTACCGAGTAGAAGCGCCACAACACGCTTATCCGCTCGTGCGATATCATAAGCGTGAATTAGTCCGCCTGGGCTTTCGATAAGTGGAACGATACCGACATTATTCATTGGGTCTAGCAAGTCCAATGCTTGGGCAACTAATCTCACCTTTCCAGCATCTTCACATTTGGGCAAGAAGATTGCTGCAACTCCTGGCCGTACCACAGTACGGAGATCATCCGCCATATTAACAAGATCGCCGTTTATACGAATACAAACTTGGGCAGGTCCTTGAATTAGGTCCGATAGCTTTGCAGCAACCATTTCTCTTGCTGCCTGCTTATAGTCAGATGGCACACTATCTTCAAGATCGATGATCAAGGCGTCTGCGCCACGAGTTTGAGCCTTAGCAAGAAACTTATCGTTGTTGCCTGGGACATAAAGAAGGGATCGCCAAGATGCGCTACTTATTGTCATGTACACTCTCGCTAATCAGTTCTGATTCAAGAAGGGCGGTGAACTCAGCATCATCAAAACCGGCTTCGGTCAATATTTGACGAGCGTGTTCCGAAATCCGAGGTGCAGCTCGGTGAAAGCCCCCTGGTGTGGATAACAGCCTCGGGACAGGAGCATGCATGGCCGCCCCACCCAGATCATCATCGGGGAGCTCTACATAAATGCCACGTTTCCTGAAATGCTGATCTTTAGAGATGTCTTCAATATCGTAGACCGGAGCCGCCGTAATGCCGTGCTCATCGAATATGGCGAGCCCCTCTTCCATCGTCCGCTCACCGATCCACCCACCAACAATCTGATCGACTGCGTGCCTACGGGCAACACGCTGTTCGTTTGTGCAGAAGTCTGGGTGAGTGATTAGGTCTTCACGGCCAATACATCGGAACACTCTCTCGGCAGTCTTTTGCATTGAGGCCGAGAGCGCAATAAACCCTCCGTCACTTGTTTGGTAGACATTGCGAGGGCTTGAAGTGTTTGAACCATTACCCACACGAGGCTTTGGCTTATGCAAGAGCTGGTAGTCTAAAGCTTCTGGCCCTAATACTGATGTCATGGCATCTAGGAGCGCAAGATCGATCACTTGACCTTTGCCCGAAGTCGCGCGCGAGCGCAATGCCATCAAAAGAGCATTAGAACCATAAAGCCCTGCAATCATATCTGCCAGAGCCAGCGGCGGCAGAAGAGGATCACCACCTTCCTCACCATTACGTGAAGCGAAACCAGACATCCCTTCAACAAGTGTGCCGAAACCAGGCCTAGAAGAGTAAGGGCCACTCTGACCGAAACCGGAAACTCGGAGTATGATCAGCTTGGGAGATACTTCGTGAAGAACCTCTGGACCCAGCCCCATTTTTTCAAGCGTCCCAGGCCGAAAGCTTTCTATTAATATATCGGCAGTTGCTATTAACCGCTTCAGCAGCTCAATGGCCCCCTCTTTCCTGAAGTCGAGGCCAATGCTGCGCTTGTTTCTCCCATAAACAGTCCAGAAAGTAGATATACCTCCTTGTTTCCACGCTCGTAGTGGATCGCCCAAAGGAAGAGGCTCAACTTTGATAACATCGGCACCAAAGTCAGCGAGTTGCAACGACGTCATGTTTCCAGCCACGAGGCGTGATAGGTCGATAACGCGGACGCCTTGCATCGGTCCATCAGACCTACCATCGAACGCATGTTTCTGCCAGCTCATTTTTTGTACACCTTTACTCATCGGCACTAGTCATGTCTCGCATACTTCTGGCGCGTAAGCGGCCAAATACAGTCCCCACGACGATGAGAATCATCAGCGAGAGAATGATTAGAGAAATTGGTCGCTCAATAAAGATCATTGCGCTGCCTTGACCGAGCATGACGGATTGACGGAAATAGTTTTCAGCCAATGGTGTCAACACGACAGCAAGAATAAACGGCGCAGTGGGATAGTCATTCTTTTTCAACAAATAGCCGAGCACACCAAAGATGAGCATGATCCAGATATTAAAGGGGCTGTAACTTAATGAAAAAGCGCCTACCACACATAGCGCAATGACAACGTTAGCCAAGTTATTCTGGATTGCTCGTAGCAGGTTCACGAAGACGGGAATAAGAAGGACATTAGATAAGAGCAGGAAAAAGTTCGCCAGCACAAGCCCCGCGATCATCGCCCAAACAATATCGCCAGAATTTGTCATCAAAAGCGGTCCCGGCTGCATCCCGAACATGATCAGTGCCCCAAGCATGATAGCAGTACCGCCTGACCCCGGAATACCGAGAGTGAGTAAAGGTATGAGGGAGCCAGGAACAGCTGCGTTGTTGGTAGCCTCCGGACCAGCAAGCCCAGGTATCGAACCATTGCCAAACTTCTCTGGAGTCCGTGATAGCTTTTTTTCAAGTGCGTAGTCGAGAAAGGTCGCTACCGTTGCACCAGCACCCGGAACGATTCCGATAACAGTCCCCAGGATGGACCCCCGAATAGTTGGGCCTGAAGCCTCACTAAGATCAGCGCGTCCTGGGATGAACTCTTTCATACGGAAACTGGGTTTTCCAAGGTTGAGCTTTAGCTTTTTTTCGAGGTTATAAAGCACTTCGCCCAGCCCATAGAGGCCGATGATAATTGCCACGAAATCTATACCCTCAATCATCTCGGGTACAAAGGCGAACCGGATTTGTCCTGAGACATAATCACTTCCAAAAGTGCTGACCAAAACGCCGAGGCACGTCACGAATAATGCCTTGAGCATACTGCTGCCAGCGAGCAGCATGACAGTGGCGAGGCCTATAGCCATAAGGAGAAAATATTCCGGAGCTCCAAGATAGATCGCATAGGATGCAATTAGTGGTGCAAGGAAAATAAGAACCGCCAAACCGAACAAGCCGCCTATGAATGAGGCAATCGCCGAAATACCCAACGCTAAGGGACCTCTCCCCTGCTTCATCATTGGATAGCCCTCAAGGGCTGTGACGATGGCGGGCGCATCCCCAGGCGCATTGATAAGAATGGCAGTAATCCGACCACCATACATTGTGCCCATATAGACGCCGGTTAAAAGGCAAAGTCCCGATACCTGATTCATTCCAAAAGTCAGCGGCAGCATCAGAGCAATGCCCGCAGAGGGGCCAAGCCCGGGCAAAGCGCCCACGACCGTCCCGATCAGCCCAGCCGCAAAAATTATAGCTATGTTATATGGGGTCAGAACTTCACCAAACCCCATCATTAGATTACTTATCGCTTCCATAAAGAACACCCTGTTCTAGTCAGGTGACAGGAATCCCCAACCAAAGATTGAAGATTGCGAAAATTGCACCAAGTGTGATCAAGTTCATAACGAAAGCACGGATTAATGAATGCCTCAGTAAAGTCTTCGAGATCACCATCATTACAACGAATAGAGGAGCTATAACAGATCCAAAATGCATCAGATAAATAGCAACAATAAGAAGCAGTACAGCAAATATTGGAGAAATCGCCGCTTTTAAATGCTCCTTTACTTGAAAAGTGTCACCATCTACTTGCGCCCTTCTCTTTCCAAACTTTAAAAAGATCAAAACACCCAAAGCCAGAGTTGCCAAAGCAAAGTTGAGCGGTACAAATCCAGGCCCAAAACCCTGATTTGAAAAATAATTGAACTCAAGACTTTGGTAGCCAAGAAATACCGAAAAGACTATTGTAAATACAATAAGTACGAGTTCGGACGTTCGCATGGAACCTCCCGTGCGTTAATAGCTCGTTGCGATGGAGTAGAGAGATGGCCCGGCCAGCTACCAGCAAAACCGGGCCATAGGGTTAATTACTCAGCATGTCCAGTTCGCCAAGGACCTTCCGGTAGACCGTCTCGGTCTCACCTAGATAATCAGCAAATTCCTCGCCGGTAATCACGAGTGGCACGATCGCGTTCGGTTCAACGTACTCTTTTTGCCAAGCTTCGCTTTCAAGCAGATTCGTTACGATCTCCGTCAATGCTTCACGCTCTGCATCTGAGATACCTGGAGGCGCGGTCACACCGCGGAATAGGCTAATCGTGATATCCACACCTTGTTCCACAAAGGTGGGGACGTCTGGAAGGCTATCGATCCGCTCCTCTGTGCTGACAGCAATTGCTTTAAATTTCTCGCTGTTGAGGTAATCGGTCACCGCACCAGGATTGGTAATTGCGAAATCAATTTGGTTTGACAGTAGCGCTGTCACAACCTCGCCATCGCCCTGGAAGGGGATAAAATTGAGATTGAGACCGGTGGATTCAGCCAATTGCATAGTAACAATATGCTCGATGCTACCGGTTGCGGTACCACCAACATTTAGCATCTCTTCAGATTGCTGAAGCTCATCAAGAGAATTGATACCACTTTGTGCGTTGACAACGAGGAGTTCCGGATCGATTCCAAGTCGTGCAATCGGAGTGAAATCGGAATAATCAAGCCCAATGTTGGTGGATAGTGGTGTTGAAATGTGCGAGGAAGTGATTGCCATTAAATAGTGGGGATCGCCTTCACGCGCATTAAGATAGCCAATTGAAACAGCAGAGTTTCCACCATCCTTATTAACGACGTTGATTGGAACGTCGAGCATATCTTCTTGCTCGATCAGGCGCGCCATCGTCCTCATCATTGTGTCATGACCACCGCCCGGACCGTATCCAGCGATGAATTCCAATGGCCGCTCTGGAAAATCCTGAGCGGAAGCAAGACCAACGCACGACACGAGTGCAGTGCCCACGAAAGTAGTTTTTATAATTGCTTTAAGCATACTTACCTCTTTTTTGTGATAGTTGTGTTACACATCGCTGCGTTTCAGCACCAGCGAACTAGAAGCTTTTTGGGCTAAATCGGTGACGACTTTTATAATTAGTTCTTTCTTTTCTTTAATACGATCGTGGGGCCCCGCAATATTCACTGCTGCCAAGCAGTTTCCATGCTTATCAAAAATCGGCGCTGCAACCCCTGCAGCACCTTCCACAGTACCTTTGAGATTCACGGCATAGCCGCATTCTTTTACTTCCTTAAGTTTATTCTCAACTTCTTGTCTCTTGGACAGACCGCATAAGCCAGTATCTGAAAAGTATTTATTCAGATCAGCACCACTAAGCTGCGCAAGAAGAACTTGCCCACTCGTCACCTGAAACGCATCTCTAGAAACAGTAATATCTCTATCGTAACGAATCTCTCGGGCGGGCAATATTTTGTTAAGGTACTTGACACGCATTTCACTATCAAAAACACCAATAAATCCACTTTCACCAGTAAGATCAACCCCTTGCTGAATTAATGGTGTTATCTTCCTGACGATTGTGCCCCAGGCATACTTATCAGCCCCAGCCTCACCAGGTAAGCGCTGCAATTGATATAAACCGGAACTTCCACGCGATACATAGCCTTTTTCTACAAGAGTACGCAGTAGCATTAGCGCACTACTTTTCGGTAGTGAAAGTGCATCTACCACATCTACTAGAGATCTAGCCCGTTCTTGTCGAGCTAACCACTCAACTAGCTCAAGAATTCGTTCCGCACCACGCCCACTCATATCGCCACCAGTTCAGTATTATGAATGCGTTCACAATATAAACCAGATTAGCAGTGGAAACACTAATCTCAATGCGACTTTAGGCTATGGTTTAGCAGGGCGATCTATTGCAGAGTATCGGTTATACGTTGAAGAAGGCTTGCTGGTATTAGCCTCCACGACCTACTTTCCGTGTTGGCAAGCTGGAAGGATGGAATGCCTAGCTTTATGGAAGCTGCAGAAAGATTGCATGCACCTATTAGGGCTTTATTGCATAGATGGTTGGACTGCCTTATCAATCTTAAGTGTCAGCAACCCTGCCGCGCCTTATGGAACAACCAGGATCAAGCCTCTTCCGATGTGGTTCGCGGCCGGGTCGGCATCGAAAGTCCCTGGTCGCCCGCCATAACTGCCCTCAAAAAACGCAATATTAAGGTCGCAGGGCAGAAACCAGCTCCCGAGCAAAGCGTTGAGCGGAAGGCAGCGCGCCAAAACTCCATACCGGTGGTAAGCGCAATAGAGTGGCGTTTTTCACGCTGGGTAAATGTTGCCATAAACCACTTTTCGCCAGTGCGTCTTCGACCCCAGCGGGCACCGGCTCGACAACGACCAGCGTGGCCTCAGGATAGTCGTAGAGCGCTTCGATACCCACGAGTGAAAATCCCCAGGCGTTGGTGGGCCGTTCCCAGGCATTGGTCAAATTGATTCGTTCAAGCACGGCATTATAGAGACTGTTGTCGCCAAAAATCCTGACATGACGGGCATCCATGAACTGCACCATCAGTAGCGGCGGTGCATTGGGGCGCTGTTGGCTAAGCGTGTCCATCAACGCATGCGTTTCGTTGATTAGCTGCGCTGCCTGCAGCCGGTGGCCGGTCAACTCACCTAGCTGCCGGGTGAGTGTTTGTATCTCTTGCCAGGTATGAGTGCCGGGTGAATAGGGGGAGAACGACGTGACGGGGGCAATTCTCTCCAGACGCTCTGTCAAACTGGCGAACATCGGCGAAATGAACGTTTGCGTCGGTGGCGATTGCGCCATGAGCTCGAGGTTGGGCTGTGATCGCAGGCCAATATCTGCAACGCCATCGGGGATCCGTGGCTCCCCTACCCACTCATGGTAGCCATTTTGTTGAGCGGTACCACTCAACGGCGCGTCAATGGCCAGTAGCGTTTCGGCAATGGTCCAGTTGATCGTGGCCCACTGCGCGTGGGCATTAGACAAGGGCAGCAAGCAAGCCACCGTTAAACAGCAGCGAGCCAAGAAAGAGAGGATCGACCGGTGGCACATAACAGCGAGCGCATCAGAAAAAAGGGATCACATTTAGACGTCAATACGCATTTTTTGCAAGGCAGTACGGAAAAAATCCCATCCGCATATGCTAATACATCTCATTTTGTTTATTATATAGATCCACGTCGGATAGGTGATCATGGCATGAAAGCCAAGCCCTCCGCTTTCTTATATCGGCTTCATAAAAAACGCGGCGGCCGAGTGCTGCTGTACAAACGATTGGATCGACACTATGACTCTTGGGAACACCTCCAACACAGCGACTAAGCGCCGCAAAGCACGGCTTCTGCGCGCACTGACACTGATCGCGATGGGTATTACGCCCGTGACCGCCTGGGCGCAGACGAGTGCTGACAATCAGTCCCTGGATACCGTCACTGTCACGGGCTCCGTACCGACCTATGGCGATACGCCACCTCCGGCCTTCGCCGGTGGCCAAATCGCAGCGGGTGGCCGTGTGGGCCTGATCGGTGAAAAGGACACGATGGACGTGCCTTTCAACGTCATCAGTTATACCAGTGAGCTAATGGAGAACCAACAATCCCAGACACTGGGCGATACGCTTCAGAACGATGCCTCGGTATCGGTAGGGCTAGGCTTTGGCATCTATGGCGAAGCGTACAAGGTGCGCGGCTTTAACCTGACCGGTGACGACGTGGCTTATGGCGGTCTCTACGGTGTACTGCCACGACAAATCATCAACAGCGACCTTGCCGAGCGCGTCGAAGTCTTCAAAGGCGCCAGCGCCTTTACGTCGGGCATTCCCATCGGTGGGAGCGGCGGCATTGGTGGCACCATCAACATCGAGCCCAAGCATGCGGGGGATGACCCGATGCTCAATCTATCCAGTGGCTACCGCTCCGATGGCTACGGTGAAGCGGGCGTCGATGCTAGCCAGCGTTATGGTGATCAAAAGCAATGGGGGGCCCGGGTAAGTGCCATGCGCGGCCGTGGTGATACCGCCATTGATGACGAAAACCAGCGCGATACCTCCGTTGTCGTTGGTCTCGACTACCGTGGCGATCAAGGCCGGATATTGTTCGATGTCGGTCATCAAAAGCTCACCCTGGATGGCGGCCGTTCAAGCGTCAATACCGGCGTGGCCACTCAGGTGCCCGCTGCGCCGGATTCCTCGTTGAACTACACCCCTTCTTTCGGTGGAACCGAGCTAGAAACCAATTTCGGCATGGTCAGGGGCGAATATGACCTCACCAACACTTGGACCGCTTTCGCGGCCTTGGGGGGTAACCGCACGCAGGAAGGCATCGTGTCGGCGACTCCGCGCCTTACCGATGATGCAGGTAACGCCAGGGTCAA is part of the Halomonas alkaliantarctica genome and harbors:
- a CDS encoding IclR family transcriptional regulator, with the translated sequence MAQRRVEAVERALTLLEVFNEHQPELSLTELSLATGFYKSTILRLMASLEVFGFVVRNERGIYRIGPACARLAPLAGEGLRLEGVVRPVLIALRDISGETASFYIRDGDERVCLYRENGRHEVRHHLEQGARLPLDRGAAARVLCGGVSREVQVSKGEREPSLAAAAIGIFRPDGELLGALAVSGPRERLTDSLENHRQVLIEKAAELEACLPHGPVSF
- a CDS encoding CaiB/BaiF CoA transferase family protein, whose protein sequence is MAAPLKGYRILDLTNVLAGPFCCHQLAHLGAEVIKVERPDGGDLARQLGADAHLNNERMGVSFLAQNAGKESITLDLKKTEDREAFIDLVKQADVLVENFRPGVMARLGLSYETLKQVNERLIYCAISGFGQEGPLSTFPAYDQIIQGMSGVMSITGDAEHSPYRVGYPLADTIGGLTAAMAINAALAEPERQARFIDVAMLDSVLSTMGWAVSNLLVADCAPSPLGNDNVTASPSGTFRTGDGLLNIAANKQEQFEALSHLLNHPDWIEDSRFAKRQARLEHRQELKELIEAALSENTTEYWWHALVGAGVPAGPVYSVKEALNHPHVRERGLIERFEEAGIGRPLEIVSGGYRIDGQAPRVATPPPFLGADNARWLRPHSSPHQEAKA
- a CDS encoding citryl-CoA lyase; this translates as MNNTHQDTQAAKWWHTKIIDMKPGEIRYHGYAIEELIGRISFADMVWLMTRSELPSQAQSALLEAALMSAVDHGPQAPSIAIARMAMTCGSSLNNAMASAVNVLDDVHGGAGEQAVELYQTIHARLQRGEPLTNATAEGLDAWREKHGKIVPGFGHRFHPIDPRAPRLLQLIDEAAERGEISGQFASIAREIEQQLRKAKGKPIPLNIDGATAAVYAELDFPAPLARGLFCLSRSVGILAHAWEQKCQGGRNKGPIPKGWLWQYQGHPPRHLEGKKSVNN
- a CDS encoding thiamine pyrophosphate-dependent enzyme; its protein translation is MREKIKLVAVVINDEGLSNEHAFQDAYYDGKHFAIDYQNPDFGVLARAFGAQGEKVTRPVALHFRVQS
- a CDS encoding HpcH/HpaI aldolase/citrate lyase family protein yields the protein MTISSASWRSLLYVPGNNDKFLAKAQTRGADALIIDLEDSVPSDYKQAAREMVAAKLSDLIQGPAQVCIRINGDLVNMADDLRTVVRPGVAAIFLPKCEDAGKVRLVAQALDLLDPMNNVGIVPLIESPGGLIHAYDIARADKRVVALLLGSEDFATSCQITPSEQTLIGAKQQIVYAARAAGISPLGLLDSIANFTSADLEDLAVRSAAFGFSGATSVHPGNVQALNRGFSPSQEDVEWAERVMEELDRAERKSLGAVTLNGRMIDKPVYERAQSILARRLPG
- a CDS encoding CaiB/BaiF CoA transferase family protein, with product MSKGVQKMSWQKHAFDGRSDGPMQGVRVIDLSRLVAGNMTSLQLADFGADVIKVEPLPLGDPLRAWKQGGISTFWTVYGRNKRSIGLDFRKEGAIELLKRLIATADILIESFRPGTLEKMGLGPEVLHEVSPKLIILRVSGFGQSGPYSSRPGFGTLVEGMSGFASRNGEEGGDPLLPPLALADMIAGLYGSNALLMALRSRATSGKGQVIDLALLDAMTSVLGPEALDYQLLHKPKPRVGNGSNTSSPRNVYQTSDGGFIALSASMQKTAERVFRCIGREDLITHPDFCTNEQRVARRHAVDQIVGGWIGERTMEEGLAIFDEHGITAAPVYDIEDISKDQHFRKRGIYVELPDDDLGGAAMHAPVPRLLSTPGGFHRAAPRISEHARQILTEAGFDDAEFTALLESELISESVHDNK
- a CDS encoding tripartite tricarboxylate transporter permease translates to MEAISNLMMGFGEVLTPYNIAIIFAAGLIGTVVGALPGLGPSAGIALMLPLTFGMNQVSGLCLLTGVYMGTMYGGRITAILINAPGDAPAIVTALEGYPMMKQGRGPLALGISAIASFIGGLFGLAVLIFLAPLIASYAIYLGAPEYFLLMAIGLATVMLLAGSSMLKALFVTCLGVLVSTFGSDYVSGQIRFAFVPEMIEGIDFVAIIIGLYGLGEVLYNLEKKLKLNLGKPSFRMKEFIPGRADLSEASGPTIRGSILGTVIGIVPGAGATVATFLDYALEKKLSRTPEKFGNGSIPGLAGPEATNNAAVPGSLIPLLTLGIPGSGGTAIMLGALIMFGMQPGPLLMTNSGDIVWAMIAGLVLANFFLLLSNVLLIPVFVNLLRAIQNNLANVVIALCVVGAFSLSYSPFNIWIMLIFGVLGYLLKKNDYPTAPFILAVVLTPLAENYFRQSVMLGQGSAMIFIERPISLIILSLMILIVVGTVFGRLRARSMRDMTSADE
- a CDS encoding tripartite tricarboxylate transporter TctB family protein yields the protein MRTSELVLIVFTIVFSVFLGYQSLEFNYFSNQGFGPGFVPLNFALATLALGVLIFLKFGKRRAQVDGDTFQVKEHLKAAISPIFAVLLLIVAIYLMHFGSVIAPLFVVMMVISKTLLRHSLIRAFVMNLITLGAIFAIFNLWLGIPVT
- a CDS encoding Bug family tripartite tricarboxylate transporter substrate binding protein, which translates into the protein MLKAIIKTTFVGTALVSCVGLASAQDFPERPLEFIAGYGPGGGHDTMMRTMARLIEQEDMLDVPINVVNKDGGNSAVSIGYLNAREGDPHYLMAITSSHISTPLSTNIGLDYSDFTPIARLGIDPELLVVNAQSGINSLDELQQSEEMLNVGGTATGSIEHIVTMQLAESTGLNLNFIPFQGDGEVVTALLSNQIDFAITNPGAVTDYLNSEKFKAIAVSTEERIDSLPDVPTFVEQGVDITISLFRGVTAPPGISDAEREALTEIVTNLLESEAWQKEYVEPNAIVPLVITGEEFADYLGETETVYRKVLGELDMLSN